In the Planctomycetaceae bacterium genome, AACTGGTCTGTCGAGGTCGACATCCTTGAACATGTGATCAACCGTCTTGAAGATCTTTTCGTATTCGCCATTCGAGCTCGATCGAATGTCATTCAGCCAGCCGGCCTGAGTGTCAAACACCTGGACAAAGTATCTGCCGACTGGCAGTTTATGTTGTCCCGCTGGCAGCAGGACTGGCTGTCCGTCGATGACTCGGGGCCCCGCGCCAGTGATAGCGACAAACGTACCGGGATCAACCGATTCAATAATCAGACCCCCCCATTCATCATTGGCGGGGCCCAGCGTGTCGCCTTTGCCGATCTCAATCTTGGTGGCGTGGTGAGCGGGGTCAAGTTCCCATAAGCCGTTCGCTGCCTGAATCAGGTGAATTACGCCATCGCCGCCATCGTCGAGGCGTATCACGACAATTGCCTGGCCCTTGCCAATCGATTGGACGGAAATCACCGGCTTGTGAAATCGTTGAGCAACAAACTCAACCGCTTTTTGGCTGTCTTGCGGCGATAGAGCCACTGTATGTCGGGAGGAATTGGCATACAGCAAGTAGAAGGAAAACCCGATCACAAGAACCGGCAACCACCATTTTTGCAGCCCTGATTTTTGTGACGTTGGTACGAATAACGTCTGGAACTGCGGCAGGGTTCGACACTGACGCAGCACAAATCCAGCGTACGGAATCCAGCCAACTGTCGGAAGAATGGCAATTCCGATCAGAGTCTGACTGAAAGCGCTCGTTCGCAAAGCGGTCGCCCAGAAATACCCCAGAAAGATACAACCAAACAGCACGGAACTCAGCAGCCCCCAACTACGCAAAGGAAACTTCCCTGCATACCAGACTGCAACCGTTGCTCCACCCCACGCCGCCAACTGCACGACGGCAAATGTCGCGATGCGACTGATAAGTCCGTTGGTCGACTCGGCCCTCAGTAACGCCGGGGCCAGGGAAATCAGTGAATAGATTGCACCACCCAGAAAGAACAGAACGCAGATTAAGCCCAGACGTTTGGTTGCTGCATAGTGCAAGTAGTTTTCGAGCGGCACCTGAACAATCGCTGCACCAAACTGCACACCCACTGTTTGCGATGGCTGTGCCGGGCATGGTTGCTCCAGTTGCGACGAATTCGCCCCGACATTGTTGACGGGTGCCGCTGGATCATTCGCCGCAGCAGGCTGCAGACTATCTTTAATCAACAAATACATCAGCAAGCCCAGCGGCCCTAGTCCCAGAAACAGGGCGATCGCCATCACTTCTCGTGTGACCGCTTCGCGCGACAGCAGGATCGCCATCAGGATAGAGCCCGTGCTGCCGATCGTGAACACGATCATCAGCTCCGTCGGGCCGATTCCGACGTTGGGCGTGTTTTGGATCACGATCAGGAATGCAACAAACGCCGATGCCAGCAACAACCAGATTCTGCTTAGCGACCTCATCCAGTTTGGCACCAGCACTTTGCCGGACGGTCCCAATAGTCCGGTAGTCGTCAAAGGCGGAACCGAGGCCGAAGGTGCTGCCGCGGAATCGGCCGGCTGAACGGCAGCGGCAGCCTGAGCGGAAGTCTCACCAAACCGAGTTGGCATCTGCTGATTGATCAACGAATGTGAACCCGATTCCGTCGGATGCTGAATACGTGACAGGTGCTGGTCCAGAATCGCCACTACACCTTCCGCACTCTGAAATCGATGAGTCGCATCTTTCTGTAACAGGCACGTGATGATTTCAATCAGCCATGTGGGAATCTCAGGGTTCTGTCCGTCAATCGGGCGAGGCGTATCCTGAGTGACTCGCTTGATCACATGAGCAATACTGTCGCCTCGAAACGGACTATGTCCGGTACACATCGCGTACATCACACAGCCCAGACTGAACAGGTCGCTGCGATGGTCGACCCGTTCCCCGCAGGCTTGTTCGGGCGACATGTACTGCGGCGTACCACTGACTTCGCCCGTGCGAGTCACCGTAATGTCGTCGATGGCTCGAGCCAACCCGAAGTCGGTGATCTTGACTCGCTCGACACCGTTTTCCAGCAGAATGTTGGCTGGCTTGATGTCGCGATGAATCACGCCCTGCTTATGAGCGGCCGCCAGACCTTCGGCAATCTGCCGACCAACGCGCAGAATTTCCGCCAGCCGCAGCGTGCCGACTCGATCGAGCTTCTGCTGCAGTGACTGTCCCACCACGCATTCCATCACCAGATAGGGTGGCACCGGTTTGCCGTTGACGTCCTGATGAGCATCGTCAACCGCGTGAATGGTCACGACGTGCGGATGGCTGATGGCGGCGGCCGCCTGAGCTTCTCGCAGAAAGCGACGTCGAGAATTCGGATTGGCGGCCAGTTCGGGCAACAGCGCTTTCACAGCCACAATGCGGTTCAGTTTCAGATCGACCGCTCGCAGCACAACCCCCATGCCGCCGTGACCGATCACTTCCAGCACTTCGTACGGCCCAATCGTGCCCACCACACCTTCTTTGTCGGTCGGTTTCAGAAAACTGAGCGACACTTCGCTGGTTGGCCTGGGTCCGCCAGCAGGTTCTTCCAAAAAGCTGCCCGCGTCGTCGTAGGCTCGCAGCAACGCCTTAACTCGACGCATCAAATCCTGATCTTCGCCGCAGGATCTGCTGAGAAACTCGGCTCGGTCTGCGGGATCAGGCTGTTGCAAAGCCTGCAGAAACAGACCTTCGATCGAATCCGGGCTGATGGAAGAAGCAGCGGACGATTGACTGGGCGATACCGTTGTTTCGTCTGTGTTTGACTGGTCTGTGCCTGGCTGATCTGTGGCTGCCTGGCCTGCAGATGCGTCCGTGTTGAAGCCCGCGGGCTGCCGGGCAGAGTTTTCGGAATCGCCGCTCGCTGCGGACTTGTCTGGCTCAGTCATGGTCGTTCTCCGGTGAGGACTCTATTCCGTACACCACGCCATGCGATATCCATCCGTCGCGCGCCTCACGAAAGATACCGAAAGCACTCAAAACTTCACAAGTCCTGTGATTTCAGCTGCAGTGGCCCGAGTTCCGGCGGAACCGATCGAAGCCGCGCTAAGCGGCAGTCGCCGGAACGGCCTTCAGAATCCCGCACGATTCAGTCTTCGGTGGTCCGCAGCTTTTCGAACAACCATGCTCTGGCGAACGTCCACCAGCGAGAAGCGGTGGCACGCGAAATATTCAGAGCCAAAGCGACTTCCTGTTCGTTCAGTCCGGCAAAATAGCGTAGTCGGACCAGTTCGGCTTTGTTCGGATCGCTGGCTTCCAATTCCTGAAGCGCTTCATTCAAGGCGATTAAATCAACACCATCGGCGGCTGTTCGCTGAGCGACATCAACATCGGAAAGCTGTACCTGCATTCGATCACCGCCATGCTGAAGTTGCTTCTTTCT is a window encoding:
- a CDS encoding serine/threonine-protein kinase — translated: MTEPDKSAASGDSENSARQPAGFNTDASAGQAATDQPGTDQSNTDETTVSPSQSSAASSISPDSIEGLFLQALQQPDPADRAEFLSRSCGEDQDLMRRVKALLRAYDDAGSFLEEPAGGPRPTSEVSLSFLKPTDKEGVVGTIGPYEVLEVIGHGGMGVVLRAVDLKLNRIVAVKALLPELAANPNSRRRFLREAQAAAAISHPHVVTIHAVDDAHQDVNGKPVPPYLVMECVVGQSLQQKLDRVGTLRLAEILRVGRQIAEGLAAAHKQGVIHRDIKPANILLENGVERVKITDFGLARAIDDITVTRTGEVSGTPQYMSPEQACGERVDHRSDLFSLGCVMYAMCTGHSPFRGDSIAHVIKRVTQDTPRPIDGQNPEIPTWLIEIITCLLQKDATHRFQSAEGVVAILDQHLSRIQHPTESGSHSLINQQMPTRFGETSAQAAAAVQPADSAAAPSASVPPLTTTGLLGPSGKVLVPNWMRSLSRIWLLLASAFVAFLIVIQNTPNVGIGPTELMIVFTIGSTGSILMAILLSREAVTREVMAIALFLGLGPLGLLMYLLIKDSLQPAAANDPAAPVNNVGANSSQLEQPCPAQPSQTVGVQFGAAIVQVPLENYLHYAATKRLGLICVLFFLGGAIYSLISLAPALLRAESTNGLISRIATFAVVQLAAWGGATVAVWYAGKFPLRSWGLLSSVLFGCIFLGYFWATALRTSAFSQTLIGIAILPTVGWIPYAGFVLRQCRTLPQFQTLFVPTSQKSGLQKWWLPVLVIGFSFYLLYANSSRHTVALSPQDSQKAVEFVAQRFHKPVISVQSIGKGQAIVVIRLDDGGDGVIHLIQAANGLWELDPAHHATKIEIGKGDTLGPANDEWGGLIIESVDPGTFVAITGAGPRVIDGQPVLLPAGQHKLPVGRYFVQVFDTQAGWLNDIRSSSNGEYEKIFKTVDHMFKDVDLDRPVYDSESGTYTFAQYNAQRGSLTIESGKFATVDVRRNLKAIARGSDWFNKEAAERFMPGQFYRFLWSGTKYSFSADQARVVDVLLRAHAHDQSDMSETDVLTQAFHDEASRPQNLASVFNDAKHPAWGIVFSAIDSGEMTRFQLKPLETAQR